The following proteins come from a genomic window of Amaranthus tricolor cultivar Red isolate AtriRed21 chromosome 14, ASM2621246v1, whole genome shotgun sequence:
- the LOC130799137 gene encoding COP1-interactive protein 1, translating into MTKKRHRIRSSIKSFFEKHTDPEEHEKLEETRKGMEEKKKKILDFVKNNEENDESKKGPIAELIEDFHKQYESLFSHYDRITENMKEKVNRPQQEKEKFSSSSSDSESHSDNSSNGKDSKNGKLEDEPNEFQKELEAAKLEIADLRNEREELNSKLENSIKTATELTQQNKVLMRERDILSTENEDVMKRLEEENQLVEKLKGEVDQLQSEKKDSEHKLESTTQESSQIKVELEELKAEASSLKEKLAERELEILSLKEMHNVHTSGASEQMKAFEEQTNSLILDLETLMGVKRKMEEQFESKDAEVRRLAKIGDEALTEIKELQEQISTLEHELKNLRIQEREMKLDLERKDEDIAEYRIQIEGLHEKLNSSDALLKQFFEEKEALTAQLKDRDREVKMLHSHKTGLEEQSTTSSSEAAQLKEEVKRLQDKIQELEKVLQEGEEESIAVQEKLKDEEKEASLKIKALMDEISDLKQKLEEVQAINSQLEAQIEEKQEYIADLNLLETENSELKNKIEDHLRKVKELEDELSNRKEQCEQLETCVQETESELQGAERKVKELKEELGMSFESKDEKILELEVLVEDLKRDLELAIDEEKTAWEKTRTIEVQLRLANQKLRITEQLLIEKEEVFKIAEMKHQEECLKLENRATRLSEALAANKEAYCGMIMDISENMNIELTNMESVTKKFEDDHKKFANMIFRMSEEVRTVKHCAVGMSVERDQLKEQLKNEKEEGLMMNNKIGKLEVELDNEKGEKEKLFAAVNQLKKATGEMDVTLKERDEQKRQAIRQLCLWCDNVRTQYEELKMAVSKASAQRRQGR; encoded by the exons ATGACAAAGAAGCGACACCGTATCAGAAGTTCAATAAAGTCTTTTTTCGAAAAGCACACCGATCCTGAAGAACATGAGAAGCTCGAAGAAACGAGAAAAG GTATGgaggagaaaaagaaaaaaatattggactttgtgaaaaacaatgaagaaaatgatgaaTCAAAAAAAGGGCCTATAGCCGAACTCATAGAGGATTTCCACAAACAGTATGAATCTCTCTTTTCTCACTATGATCGTATCACTGAAAACATGAAGGAGAAAGTTAACAGGCCGCAGCAAGAAAAAGAGAAATTCTCATCATCCTCTTCAGATTCAGAGTCACACTCTGACAATTCTTCCAATGGAAAAGACAGCAAAAATGGTAAACTTGAAGATGAACCAAATGAATTTCAGAAAGAGCTTGAAGCTGCAAAACTTGAAATTGCAGATCTCAGGAATGAAAGAGAAGAACTTAATTCAAAATTAGAGAACTCTATTAAGACAGCAACTGAACTGACTCAACAAAATAAAGTACTGATGCGAGAGCGTGATATTCTATCTACTGAGAATGAAGACGTGATGAAAAGACTTGAAGAAGAGAACCAATTAGTAGAGAAGTTGAAAGGTGAGGTTGATCAGTTGCAAAGTGAGAAAAAAGACTCTGAGCACAAATTGGAGTCGACTACCCAGGAGTCCTCTCAGATAAAAGTGGAGCTAGAGGAACTGAAAGCAGAGGCAAGTAGCTTGAAAGAAAAACTAGCTGAGCGGGAACTAGAAATCTTGTCCCTAAAGGAGATGCACAATGTACATACCAGTGGAGCTTCAGAACAAATGAAGGCATTTGAGGAACAAACAAATAGTTTGATACTTGATTTAGAGACATTGATGGGGGTAAAGAGAAAAATGGAGGAGCAGTTTGAGAGTAAAGACGCAGAAGTTAGACGATTGGCTAAAATAGGTGATGAAGCATTAACTGAAATCAAGGAATTGCAAGAGCAGATTAGCACATTAGAACATGAATTGAAGAACTTGCGGATTCAAGAACGAGAGATGAAGTTGGATCTTGAGAGAAAAGACGAGGATATTGCAGAGTATCGGATACAGATAGAAGGTTTACATGAGAAATTGAATAGCAGTGATGCGCTTCTGAaacaattttttgaagaaaaagaaGCTTTGACAGCTCAGTTGAAGGACCGAGATCGAGAAGTAAAAATGCTTCACAGCCATAAAACGGGACTAGAAGAGCAATCAACGACAAGCAGCAGCGAGGCCGCTCAATTAAAAGAAGAGGTAAAAAGGTTGCAAGATAAGATTCAAGAATTGGAGAAGGTGTTACAAGAGGGAGAAGAAGAGTCAATTGCTGTGCAGGAAAAACTCAAGGATGAAGAGAAAGAAGCGTCTTTGAAGATTAAAGCCTTAATGGATGAGATCAGCGATTTAAAACAGAAGTTGGAAGAAGTTCAAGCCATTAATAGCCAGTTGGAGGCTCAAATTGAGGAGAAACAAGAATATATAGCAGATTTAAACCTGCTTGAAACTGAAAATTctgaattaaaaaacaaaatagaagaTCATCTCAGGAAAGTGAAAGAATTAGAAGATGAGCTGAGTAACAGGAAAGAGCAGTGTGAACAGCTCGAAACTTGTGTTCAAGAGACCGAGTCAGAGCTCCAAGGAGCAGAGAGGAAAGTCAAGGAGCTGAAAGAGGAATTGGGCATGAGTTTTGAATCAAAAGATGAGAAAATTTTGGAGCTTGAGGTATTAGTTGAAGACCTGAAAAGAGATCTAGAGTTGGCTATAGATGAAGAAAAGACTGCCTGGGAGAAAACCCGCACAATCGAAGTCCAGCTTCGCTTGGCAAACCAGAAGCTTCGGATCACTGAACAACTACTTATTGAGAAAGAAGAGGTATTTAAGATTGCAGAAATGAAACATCAAGAAGAATGCTTAAAGCTAGAAAACAGAGCCACAAGGCTCTCTGAAGCACTTGCTGCTAATAAGGAAGCTTATTGTGGAATGATTATGGACATCTCAGAGAATATGAACATAGAGCTAACAAACATGGAGTCCGTCACAAAGAAGTTTGAGGATGATCACAAGAAATTTGCAAACATGATCTTCAGAATGTCGGAAGAGGTCCGAACTGTTAAGCACTGTGCAGTAGGGATGAGTGTCGAGAGAGACCAGTTAAAAGAGCAGTTAAAGAACGAAAAAGAAGAGGGactaatgatgaacaataagaTAGGAAAACTGGAAGTCGAGCTTGACAATGAGAAGGGAGAAAAGGAGAAGCTTTTTGCAGCAGTGAATCAGTTGAAAAAGGCAACGGGAGAGATGGATGTCACACTGAAAGAGCGAGATGAACAGAAACGGCAAGCCATTAGGCAGCTGTGCTTGTGGTGCGACAACGTGCGAACCCAATATGAGGAACTCAAGATGGCCGTCTCCAAGGCTAGTGCACAGAGAAGGCAGGGTAGATAG
- the LOC130799416 gene encoding uncharacterized protein LOC130799416, which produces MPRSETGEGNLPEDPRPISSPLAPKVLNTPNPAKIKIPNMTAFDVTSCPEEHLMAYKNLMLLYTTNPALWCKLFPTTLTGVVLTWYTSLPGRSIHTFAQLENKFLGHFVASRRQEKSNFHLLSITQLKGESISSYLRKFHEAVLEALDPKKQKSEKKDPIFSHHTSRNREENPSRRDKNYMPRHPELPSDMGPPRSRHVYVTEGEARTRNLLDGGNDPMFNRNRKDIFFAIPDELPTPPPTATPSDRRNYNLWCDYHKEHGHTLAQCRKLKRILHQLMARQCLINTMKRGTSVIPSKRGRGEKSPSVISIDGQ; this is translated from the exons ATGCCGCGGAGTGAGACTGGCGAGGGTAATCTTCCCGAAGACCCCAGGCCAATAAGCTCTCCGTTGGCTCCGAAAGTGCTGAATACTCCCAATCCAGCgaaaataaagatcccaaaTATGACGGCCTTCGATGTAACATCCTGCCCCGAGGAACACTTGATGGCATACAAAAACTTAATGTTGCTGTACACCACCAACCCAGCATTGTGGTGCAAATTATTCCCAACTACTCTCACAGGAGTAGTCTTGACGTGGTACACCTCTCTTCCAGGGAGAAGTATCCACACTTTTGCCCAATTAGAGAACAAATTCCTGGGTCACTTTGTGGCAtccagaaggcaggagaaatcaaacttccatttgCTTAGCATAACGCAACTGAAAGGGGAATCCATATCATCGTATCTAAGGAAATTTCATGAGGCAGTGCTGGAG GCACTTGACCCCAAAAAGCAAAAGTCAGAGAAGAAGGATCCAATATTCTCCCATCACACCTCAAGGAATAGAGAGGAAAATCCATCAAGAAGAGACAAAAACTACATGCCGCGTCATCCGGAACTCCCATCAGACATGGGACCTCCACGATCCAGACATGTATATGTCACGGAAGGGGAAGCCAGGACACGGAATTTGCTCGACGGAGGTAACGAcccgatgttcaaccgcaacagAAAAGACATATTCTTCGCCATACCGGACgagttgccaactccacctcctactGCCACCCCCTCTGATCGTCGCAACTACAAtttgtggtgtgattaccacaaagaacaTGGCCATACCTTGGCCCAATGTCGCAAACTCAAGCGTATCCTACATCAGCTAATGGCccgccaatgcctcatcaacaccaTGAAACGAGGAACTTCCGTCATCCCCTCCAAAAGAGGAAGGGGAGAAAAGTCTCCATCCGTCATAAGTATAGATGGACAATAG